A portion of the Acidobacteriaceae bacterium genome contains these proteins:
- a CDS encoding dipeptidase, with amino-acid sequence MSNNLDWQDLHFSSLVIDGHADTPQRFVDEGWHFSDALGDGMLNLESARTGGLGAQFFAIWPKPSEWKGRFAHRTLQLLDGVYQQLARHSEDLMLGTCADDIDRAYAERKLCILLGLEGGHAIENSLALLRCYYALGIRYMTLTWANSNEWADSSGDLDDESVTHHGGLTEFGRDVIREMNRLGMMVDVSHVSDATFWDVMRTTQAPIVASHSSARALANSPRNLTDEQLSAMATNDGMVMVNFYPSFLDDCWRDAWDASEDERKALHEAAAAPFRERGEPVPYVTRMRVEREFYRTEFAARCELPGVEMLLDHFDHVAKVAGIDHVGIGSDFDGIGLAPAGMETAAQLPEITRGLVARGYTAEQVKKVLGGNMLRVMRAVEKTAVR; translated from the coding sequence GTGAGCAACAATCTGGATTGGCAGGATCTGCACTTTTCGTCGCTGGTCATTGATGGCCACGCGGATACACCGCAGCGTTTTGTAGACGAGGGCTGGCACTTCTCCGATGCTTTGGGCGATGGAATGTTGAATCTCGAGAGCGCTCGTACAGGCGGCCTCGGAGCTCAGTTCTTTGCCATCTGGCCGAAGCCCAGCGAGTGGAAGGGACGCTTTGCGCATCGCACGCTGCAGCTTCTCGACGGCGTGTATCAGCAACTGGCCCGGCATAGCGAAGATCTGATGCTGGGAACCTGTGCGGACGACATCGACCGCGCGTATGCAGAGCGCAAGCTGTGCATCCTGCTCGGGCTTGAGGGTGGGCACGCGATTGAAAACAGCCTCGCGTTGCTGCGTTGCTACTATGCGCTGGGCATCCGCTACATGACGCTAACGTGGGCCAACTCAAACGAGTGGGCCGACTCGTCGGGCGACCTCGACGATGAGAGCGTGACGCACCACGGCGGTCTCACGGAGTTCGGGCGCGACGTGATTCGCGAGATGAACAGACTGGGCATGATGGTGGACGTCAGCCACGTCTCCGATGCCACGTTCTGGGACGTGATGCGAACGACGCAGGCACCGATCGTGGCATCGCATTCGAGTGCGCGAGCGCTGGCGAACTCACCACGCAACCTGACCGATGAGCAGTTGAGCGCGATGGCGACCAACGATGGCATGGTGATGGTGAACTTCTATCCCTCCTTCCTCGACGACTGCTGGCGGGATGCGTGGGACGCCAGCGAAGACGAGCGGAAGGCGTTGCATGAAGCAGCCGCCGCACCGTTCCGGGAGCGCGGCGAGCCTGTGCCCTATGTGACCCGGATGCGCGTGGAGCGCGAGTTCTACCGCACGGAGTTTGCCGCACGATGCGAACTGCCCGGCGTGGAGATGCTGCTCGACCACTTCGACCATGTAGCAAAGGTCGCAGGGATCGACCATGTTGGAATTGGTTCTGACTTTGACGGCATCGGACTCGCGCCTGCGGGCATGGAAACGGCAGCGCAGTTGCCCGAAATTACGCGCGGCCTCGTGGCGCGTGGCTACACAGCCGAGCAGGTGAAGAAGGTGCTGGGCGGAAATATGCTGCGCGTGATGAGGGCCGTGGAGAAAACGGCTGTGCGGTAG
- a CDS encoding heme-binding protein, translated as MSAIQKSVQLVDARRMVDAARKKAEELKQSVSIAVVCAGGHLLVFERMEGAWLASVELAVDKAWTARAFDVATKDLAKKAQPGGEFYGVTGGRTTLLTGGVPVLQDNAVVGAIGVSGCAAAQEQEIAEAGAQAF; from the coding sequence ATGAGTGCCATACAAAAGTCAGTGCAGTTGGTAGACGCACGCCGAATGGTGGACGCGGCAAGAAAGAAGGCCGAAGAGCTAAAGCAGTCCGTGAGCATCGCAGTGGTATGCGCCGGAGGCCACCTGCTGGTGTTCGAACGGATGGAGGGCGCGTGGCTCGCATCCGTCGAACTGGCAGTAGACAAGGCCTGGACAGCCCGGGCTTTTGATGTGGCAACAAAAGATCTGGCGAAAAAGGCGCAGCCGGGCGGGGAGTTTTACGGTGTGACGGGTGGGCGGACGACGCTGCTTACTGGCGGTGTGCCGGTGCTGCAGGATAACGCCGTGGTGGGTGCAATCGGCGTAAGTGGCTGCGCTGCAGCGCAAGAGCAGGAGATTGCAGAGGCTGGCGCTCAGGCATTCTGA
- a CDS encoding TPM domain-containing protein codes for MRKIWLSLLTIALATCAVASAETVASLGQPTAYVNDYANVLSSQAKEEDEALCREVHDKTHAQIFVATVKTLDGTDVDQYANDLFHTWKIGEKKTDRGVLILLATNDHKYRIEVGYGLEGALNDAKAGDIGRSMVPALRARDYDSAVAKSLVQVAETIAADAKVTLQDQPQAANPDGLAPPERSATHPRLAMLGGVLGVLLVFGLIGGTFIFLFFVIRALLRAARKGPRGGSSGGGSSAVGWSSWSDSSSSSSDSGSSFSGGDGGDSGGGGASGDW; via the coding sequence ATGCGGAAGATATGGCTTAGCCTGCTGACGATCGCGCTCGCAACGTGCGCTGTGGCCTCGGCAGAAACAGTAGCTTCTCTGGGACAGCCGACAGCGTATGTAAACGACTACGCAAACGTTCTTTCCTCGCAGGCAAAAGAGGAGGACGAAGCTCTTTGCCGCGAGGTACATGACAAAACGCATGCGCAGATATTTGTCGCCACCGTAAAAACGCTTGATGGCACAGACGTCGACCAGTATGCGAACGACCTCTTCCACACATGGAAGATCGGAGAGAAGAAGACGGATCGTGGCGTCCTGATCCTGCTCGCCACAAACGACCACAAGTACCGCATCGAGGTGGGCTATGGGCTTGAAGGCGCACTGAACGATGCGAAGGCCGGAGACATCGGCCGCAGCATGGTGCCTGCCCTTCGTGCGCGCGACTATGACAGTGCCGTGGCGAAGAGCCTTGTGCAAGTCGCCGAGACGATCGCCGCCGACGCCAAGGTAACGCTGCAGGATCAACCTCAGGCGGCCAATCCCGATGGCCTCGCACCGCCGGAGCGAAGTGCCACCCATCCCAGGCTCGCCATGCTGGGCGGCGTGCTCGGAGTCCTCCTTGTGTTTGGGCTTATCGGCGGCACCTTTATTTTTCTCTTTTTCGTGATCCGCGCCCTCCTGCGTGCTGCACGCAAGGGGCCTCGTGGCGGGTCGAGCGGAGGCGGATCGAGCGCCGTGGGGTGGAGTTCCTGGAGCGACTCGTCCAGTTCGAGCAGCGATAGTGGCAGCAGTTTCAGCGGCGGAGACGGTGGAGACTCCGGCGGCGGTGGAGCGAGCGGAGATTGGTAA
- a CDS encoding peptidylprolyl isomerase, translating into MSTIAVFKTTEGTIKCKLFTAEAPETVANFIGLAEGTKEWNAPGKKTDKLYDGTIFHRVIPEFMIQGGDPMGSGMGGPGYKFADETKTSTQTFKAPGKLAMANSGPNTNGSQFFITVTDTSWLTGKHTIFGEVTEGYDIVEKISKVSRDGMDRPKTPVVLESVTIERD; encoded by the coding sequence ATGTCAACAATTGCTGTGTTCAAGACGACGGAAGGCACGATCAAGTGCAAGCTCTTTACCGCAGAAGCACCCGAGACGGTTGCCAACTTCATCGGCCTTGCAGAAGGCACGAAGGAGTGGAACGCTCCCGGCAAGAAGACCGACAAGCTGTATGACGGTACCATCTTTCACCGCGTGATCCCGGAGTTCATGATCCAGGGCGGCGATCCGATGGGTTCCGGCATGGGCGGCCCCGGCTACAAGTTTGCCGATGAGACCAAGACCTCGACGCAGACCTTCAAGGCTCCGGGCAAGCTGGCTATGGCGAACTCCGGCCCGAATACCAACGGCTCGCAGTTCTTCATCACCGTCACAGACACGAGCTGGCTGACGGGCAAGCACACCATCTTCGGTGAAGTCACCGAGGGCTATGACATCGTCGAGAAGATCTCGAAGGTAAGCCGCGATGGCATGGACCGCCCGAAGACGCCGGTTGTGCTTGAGTCGGTAACGATCGAACGCGACTAG
- the sdhB gene encoding succinate dehydrogenase iron-sulfur subunit gives MARTIKVEIKRQATPDAAAVVEKFEIPYRPGMNITSVLGEVAMNPVTCEGKPSTPVTYDSNCLEEICGSCAMLINGKAMMACSALVDKLQGGDQNKTITLAPLSKFPVVRDLAVDRSVLFENLKKVKAWVPIDGTYDLGAGAKQAPQVQEQRYPLSNCISCTICMEVCPQFNDATGFVGAASIAQAKLFNLDPGGSVLKEERLRALAGDGGVQECGFAQNCVQACPKGLPLTEAISDMGRDVFVQQVKDFFTR, from the coding sequence ATGGCACGGACGATTAAAGTCGAGATCAAGCGTCAGGCAACGCCGGATGCGGCAGCAGTGGTGGAGAAGTTCGAGATCCCCTACCGCCCGGGCATGAACATTACGTCGGTGCTGGGCGAAGTGGCGATGAACCCGGTAACGTGCGAGGGCAAGCCCTCGACGCCGGTGACGTATGACTCGAACTGCCTGGAAGAGATCTGCGGCTCTTGCGCGATGCTGATCAACGGCAAGGCGATGATGGCCTGCTCGGCGTTGGTGGACAAGCTGCAGGGCGGCGACCAGAACAAGACGATCACGCTGGCCCCACTGTCGAAGTTCCCCGTCGTGCGCGATCTTGCGGTCGACCGCTCGGTGCTCTTCGAGAACCTGAAGAAGGTGAAGGCGTGGGTGCCGATCGATGGCACGTATGACCTCGGTGCGGGCGCCAAGCAGGCTCCGCAGGTGCAGGAGCAGCGCTATCCGCTGTCGAACTGCATCTCGTGCACCATCTGCATGGAAGTGTGCCCGCAGTTCAACGATGCGACCGGCTTCGTCGGTGCAGCGTCGATTGCCCAGGCGAAGCTCTTCAATCTTGACCCGGGTGGATCGGTGTTGAAGGAAGAGCGTCTGCGTGCTCTGGCTGGCGATGGCGGCGTGCAGGAGTGCGGCTTTGCGCAGAACTGTGTACAGGCCTGCCCGAAGGGGCTGCCGCTGACGGAGGCGATCTCGGACATGGGCCGCGACGTATTCGTCCAGCAGGTGAAGGACTTCTTTACGCGATAA
- a CDS encoding succinate dehydrogenase: MAAAATPAPPSTTPRKGVQPLRAGEGNSFLWRKLHSLSGIVPIGAFLVEHIVSNFEATNGPLAYAQQVKFLNSLPLVRVLEWAFIFIPLAFHALYGVFIAFRGRSNVNVYPWAGNWGYLMQRVTGVIALLYIVQHVWRQRFAGVQLPEHPGAAFHKVQMELHNPWMLAIYVIAMIATCWHFAYGIWLFAAKWGITPGEKARKNFGYVCAAFGTGLCILGLVGMYAFINPKYANAPEDVMPEQPAVTMSAPVVPGATQAGGVR; this comes from the coding sequence ATGGCCGCTGCTGCGACGCCTGCACCGCCTTCCACCACGCCACGCAAGGGCGTTCAGCCGCTGCGTGCCGGTGAGGGTAATAGCTTTCTGTGGCGCAAGCTGCACTCGCTCTCGGGCATCGTGCCGATTGGCGCCTTCCTGGTCGAGCACATCGTTTCGAACTTCGAGGCCACCAACGGCCCGCTGGCGTACGCGCAGCAGGTGAAGTTTCTGAACTCGCTACCGCTGGTACGCGTGCTGGAGTGGGCGTTCATCTTCATTCCGCTGGCGTTCCATGCACTGTATGGCGTGTTCATCGCCTTTCGCGGCCGCAGCAATGTGAATGTGTATCCATGGGCCGGTAACTGGGGCTATCTGATGCAGCGTGTGACGGGCGTCATTGCGCTGCTCTACATCGTGCAGCACGTGTGGCGTCAGCGCTTTGCGGGCGTCCAGTTGCCGGAGCACCCGGGAGCGGCGTTCCACAAGGTCCAGATGGAGCTGCATAACCCGTGGATGCTGGCGATCTATGTGATCGCGATGATCGCGACCTGCTGGCACTTTGCGTATGGCATCTGGCTCTTCGCAGCGAAGTGGGGCATTACGCCGGGCGAAAAGGCCCGCAAGAACTTTGGCTATGTGTGCGCGGCGTTTGGTACGGGCCTTTGCATTCTTGGACTGGTGGGCATGTATGCGTTCATCAACCCGAAGTACGCGAATGCACCGGAAGATGTAATGCCGGAGCAGCCTGCCGTGACGATGTCGGCGCCGGTAGTGCCGGGGGCTACGCAGGCGGGTGGAGTTCGATAG
- a CDS encoding peptidylprolyl isomerase, producing the protein MRTRFALFGLVGAMLLLAVSCVAQSSAQLPDAPSTMTHQEAPAAPTGPTVVFDTTMGRLVCKLFATEAPITSENFIGLATGTKEWTDPATGKKVDGKPFYDGVTFHRVIPGFMIQGGDRLGTGAGDAGYFFDNETSPSLRFDVPGRLAMANSGPNTNGSQFFITEQAHPELNGSYTIFGQCDSHTVLLVASIARVERNAEDKPTTPVIINKVSIVPDGQPLPPVPPGPQNVVPYDSSPISRPPAVAHP; encoded by the coding sequence ATACGTACACGCTTTGCACTGTTTGGATTGGTTGGGGCGATGCTGCTGCTCGCGGTTTCGTGCGTGGCACAAAGCTCGGCGCAGTTGCCGGACGCTCCCAGCACGATGACGCACCAGGAAGCTCCGGCTGCACCGACGGGGCCGACCGTCGTCTTCGACACGACGATGGGTCGGTTGGTCTGCAAGCTCTTCGCCACCGAAGCACCGATAACCAGCGAGAACTTTATCGGCCTGGCAACGGGCACGAAGGAGTGGACCGATCCCGCAACCGGCAAGAAGGTTGACGGCAAGCCGTTCTACGATGGCGTGACGTTTCACCGCGTGATTCCCGGCTTTATGATCCAGGGCGGCGATCGCCTGGGAACAGGCGCGGGCGACGCAGGATACTTCTTCGACAACGAAACCTCCCCTTCCCTGCGCTTCGATGTTCCGGGACGTCTGGCGATGGCAAACTCGGGACCGAACACCAACGGCTCACAGTTCTTCATCACCGAGCAGGCGCACCCGGAGTTGAATGGCTCGTACACCATCTTCGGCCAGTGCGATTCGCACACGGTGCTGCTGGTGGCGTCGATTGCACGCGTGGAACGCAATGCAGAAGACAAGCCGACCACGCCGGTAATCATCAACAAGGTGTCGATTGTGCCGGACGGTCAACCACTGCCGCCCGTCCCCCCGGGACCGCAGAACGTCGTACCGTATGATTCTTCACCAATCAGCCGCCCCCCGGCTGTCGCACATCCGTAA
- the sdhA gene encoding succinate dehydrogenase flavoprotein subunit produces MAAATPRIIVVGGGLAGLSAVIKIAEAGGKVDLFSIVPVKRSHSVCAQGGINAAKNLKGEGDDVLKHFDDTIYGGDFLANQTPVKAMTAMGPAIIDLLDRMGVPFNRTPEGLLDFRRFGGTLYNRTAFAGATTGQQLLYALDEQVRRFESENRVTKYEGWEFLSAVLDNNGVARGICAMDLRTMEVKTFPCDAVIVATGGNGAIFGKSTNSVVCTGSAQSALYQQGAAYANGEFIQVHPTAIPGEDKLRLMSESARGEGGRVWVPRDKNDKRAAQSIPDSDRWYFLEEWYPKYGNLVPRDVATRAIFKVVYEHGMGIDGQPMVYLDVSHLSPERQHKLEGILEIYEKFVGDDPRKVPMKIFPGMHYTMGGLWVDFEQQTNIPGVFAAGEADYSIHGANRLGANSLLSCIYGGFVAGPKAMEYAKGLPAQEGDGGHAAELLRQKGYNEMLLTNQGNENPFKIWRELGDTMTKHATIIRYNAGLDEADAKIVELLERYRKVNLSDKGQWANTSFAFTRNLYNMLHLARVIVQGARLRDESRGAHYKPDFQERNDEKFLKTTKAFFDGEKPRFEYEDVDIEYITPRPRRYDATA; encoded by the coding sequence ATGGCAGCAGCAACACCACGGATTATCGTTGTCGGCGGCGGACTTGCGGGTCTGTCGGCGGTGATCAAGATCGCCGAAGCGGGCGGTAAGGTCGATCTGTTTTCGATCGTGCCGGTGAAGCGTTCGCACTCGGTGTGCGCGCAGGGCGGCATCAACGCGGCGAAGAACCTGAAGGGTGAGGGCGACGACGTTCTCAAGCACTTCGACGACACCATCTATGGTGGCGACTTCCTCGCGAACCAGACGCCGGTGAAGGCCATGACCGCGATGGGCCCGGCGATCATCGATCTGCTGGACCGCATGGGTGTGCCGTTCAACCGCACGCCCGAAGGCCTGTTGGACTTCCGCCGCTTTGGTGGCACGCTGTATAACCGCACCGCGTTTGCGGGTGCGACGACCGGGCAGCAGCTTCTCTACGCGCTTGACGAACAGGTTCGCCGCTTCGAGAGCGAGAACCGCGTCACGAAGTACGAGGGCTGGGAGTTCCTTTCGGCTGTGCTCGACAACAACGGCGTGGCTCGTGGCATCTGCGCGATGGACCTGCGCACGATGGAAGTGAAGACCTTCCCGTGCGATGCGGTGATCGTGGCGACGGGCGGTAATGGCGCGATCTTCGGCAAGTCGACAAATTCGGTGGTGTGCACGGGTTCGGCGCAGTCGGCGCTGTATCAGCAGGGCGCGGCGTATGCGAACGGCGAGTTCATTCAGGTGCATCCGACGGCGATTCCGGGCGAAGACAAGCTGCGCCTGATGTCGGAGTCTGCCCGTGGCGAAGGTGGCCGCGTGTGGGTACCGCGTGACAAGAACGACAAGCGTGCAGCGCAGTCGATCCCTGACAGCGACCGCTGGTACTTCCTGGAAGAGTGGTATCCGAAGTACGGCAACCTTGTTCCCCGAGACGTGGCGACGCGCGCGATCTTCAAGGTGGTGTACGAGCATGGCATGGGCATCGACGGACAGCCGATGGTGTACCTCGACGTCTCGCACCTGTCGCCGGAGCGCCAGCATAAGCTTGAGGGCATTCTCGAAATCTACGAGAAGTTCGTTGGCGATGACCCGCGCAAGGTACCGATGAAGATCTTCCCGGGCATGCACTACACGATGGGCGGCCTGTGGGTGGACTTCGAGCAGCAGACCAACATCCCCGGCGTCTTCGCCGCGGGTGAGGCGGATTACTCGATCCACGGCGCGAACCGTCTGGGTGCCAATTCCCTGCTGAGCTGCATCTACGGCGGCTTTGTGGCGGGGCCGAAGGCGATGGAGTATGCCAAGGGCTTGCCCGCGCAGGAAGGCGACGGCGGGCACGCTGCCGAACTGTTGCGCCAGAAGGGCTACAACGAGATGTTGCTCACCAACCAGGGCAACGAGAATCCGTTCAAGATCTGGCGTGAGCTGGGCGACACGATGACCAAGCACGCGACGATCATTCGCTACAACGCTGGTCTCGATGAAGCGGACGCGAAGATTGTCGAGCTGCTGGAGCGCTACCGCAAGGTAAACCTGAGCGATAAGGGCCAGTGGGCGAACACGTCGTTTGCGTTCACGCGCAATCTGTACAACATGCTGCATCTGGCACGTGTGATCGTTCAGGGTGCACGTCTTCGCGACGAGTCGCGCGGCGCGCATTACAAGCCGGACTTCCAGGAACGCAACGATGAGAAGTTCCTGAAGACGACGAAGGCGTTCTTCGACGGCGAGAAGCCTCGGTTTGAGTACGAGGATGTGGACATTGAGTACATCACGCCGCGGCCGCGCCGCTACGACGCGACGGCCTAG
- a CDS encoding HAMP domain-containing sensor histidine kinase, translating to MPYRIRTVMPAPPARRLHARMASWLESRIVACILALAAVLITLLALIGWWVGHPVLASWLPGFATTKPSTARCILALAIAVLLHLRSNRWAARLAYAALLVAFVLSFGSALEYLTGHNLGIDQFLLHVSADKYGDPAGRMSRATAFTLLLSTVAIFFVRRVPRVAVVLTLCGTFLSVSTLVAYCFHFGPFPEVLWFRSFAIPTAVSILFVQLSTLFLLPRQEPLYSLTAHIGEGNRKGLLLLSVTLLPLLLAFPLLEGFRSGLFDAPFTMALLVVILIAIQSLVLWHDNLALAAAQTSQQMAEQAMLQSEKLAVIGRLSASIAHEINNPLEAVSNLLFLIQGSQTLAEIQEYAALAEQEVLRVTQITSQTLSFYRENHALSHCSPDDLILSSLKLLRGHIDAAGASFAYEQLNPVGAVLCKDGELRQVLINLIGNAADATPHGHIRIRLHASREWKGRGRPGIRILIADNGSGIPAELHARIFEPFFSTKGDQGNGIGLALARALIEQHQGSLTLRSSTRAGHSGTVFCLFMPLAEPLHDQRLAAATQ from the coding sequence ATGCCGTACCGAATTCGAACAGTAATGCCTGCTCCGCCTGCTCGACGTCTGCACGCGCGCATGGCCTCCTGGTTGGAGTCCCGCATCGTCGCATGCATCCTTGCGCTTGCGGCTGTCCTCATCACGCTCCTCGCGCTTATTGGCTGGTGGGTCGGGCATCCCGTGCTGGCATCGTGGCTTCCGGGGTTTGCGACGACCAAACCATCGACCGCACGCTGCATCCTGGCTCTAGCCATCGCTGTGCTGCTGCATCTTCGCTCGAACAGGTGGGCTGCTCGGCTTGCCTACGCCGCCTTGCTGGTGGCCTTCGTTCTCAGCTTTGGCAGCGCACTGGAGTACCTCACCGGCCACAACCTTGGCATCGATCAGTTTCTGCTTCACGTCTCTGCAGACAAGTACGGCGATCCGGCCGGCCGCATGTCCCGTGCCACAGCGTTTACGCTTTTGCTCTCCACCGTGGCTATCTTTTTTGTGCGTCGCGTTCCGCGCGTAGCGGTGGTCCTCACCCTGTGTGGAACCTTCCTCTCGGTCTCGACGCTCGTCGCCTATTGCTTCCACTTCGGTCCGTTCCCGGAAGTTCTCTGGTTCCGCTCCTTCGCCATTCCCACGGCCGTCAGCATCCTCTTTGTGCAACTTTCGACGCTCTTCCTGCTGCCGAGGCAGGAGCCTTTGTACTCCTTGACCGCGCACATTGGCGAAGGCAATCGCAAAGGTCTTTTGCTGCTCAGCGTAACGCTGCTGCCGCTGCTGCTCGCGTTTCCTCTGCTCGAAGGCTTCCGCTCCGGGCTCTTCGACGCGCCGTTCACGATGGCGCTGCTCGTGGTCATTCTCATCGCCATCCAAAGTCTGGTCCTCTGGCACGACAACCTTGCACTGGCAGCCGCCCAGACCAGCCAGCAGATGGCCGAACAGGCCATGCTGCAGAGCGAAAAGCTAGCTGTCATTGGGCGACTCTCCGCTTCCATCGCGCATGAGATCAACAATCCGCTTGAGGCTGTCAGCAATCTGCTCTTCCTCATTCAGGGCTCGCAAACCCTCGCAGAGATTCAGGAGTACGCTGCCCTTGCCGAGCAGGAGGTGCTTCGCGTCACGCAGATTACCAGCCAGACGCTAAGCTTCTACCGCGAAAACCATGCGCTCTCGCACTGCTCTCCGGACGATCTCATCCTCTCTTCGCTCAAGCTTTTGCGCGGACATATTGACGCGGCAGGAGCGAGCTTCGCCTACGAACAGTTGAACCCCGTTGGAGCTGTCCTCTGCAAGGACGGAGAGTTGCGCCAGGTGCTAATCAACCTCATTGGCAACGCTGCAGACGCGACGCCGCATGGCCACATTCGTATCCGTCTCCACGCTTCAAGAGAGTGGAAGGGCCGCGGTCGTCCTGGCATTCGCATTCTCATTGCGGACAATGGAAGTGGTATCCCGGCTGAACTCCACGCGCGCATCTTCGAGCCTTTCTTCAGCACGAAGGGCGATCAGGGCAACGGCATTGGTCTTGCCCTGGCTCGTGCCCTCATCGAACAACATCAAGGCTCGCTCACGCTGCGCTCTTCCACCAGAGCAGGGCATAGCGGAACCGTTTTCTGCCTCTTCATGCCGCTTGCGGAGCCACTCCACGACCAGCGCCTAGCTGCAGCCACGCAATAG
- the mdh gene encoding malate dehydrogenase: MKRKKVTVIGAGNVGATAAHWIAAKELADVVLIDVIEGVPQGKALDLLQAMQVEKRDVAIVGTNDYADTANSDIVVITAGIARKPGMSRDDLLNTNFGIMSQVAEKALAASPNAIFIIVSNPLDAMAQTAFKKLGLPRERVLGMAGVLDSARFRTFIAEELEVSVENVTAFVLGGHGDTMVPLSRYSTVAGIPITELIEPARLKELEARTANGGAEIVKHLKTGSAYYAPSASAVEMVEAILKDKKKILPCAAYLQGEYGISGLYVGVPCKLGAKGLEKIIEIKLTEEEQAALNKSAEAVKELCTVIGVA, translated from the coding sequence ATGAAGCGCAAGAAAGTTACAGTCATTGGCGCCGGCAACGTCGGCGCAACTGCCGCCCACTGGATCGCGGCTAAGGAACTCGCAGACGTCGTCCTTATCGATGTGATCGAAGGCGTGCCGCAGGGTAAGGCCCTCGACCTTTTGCAGGCCATGCAGGTGGAGAAGCGCGACGTTGCCATCGTTGGAACCAACGACTATGCGGACACGGCAAACTCGGACATCGTCGTCATCACTGCAGGCATTGCTCGCAAGCCCGGCATGAGCCGCGACGACTTGTTGAACACCAACTTCGGCATCATGAGCCAGGTTGCGGAGAAGGCACTCGCCGCTTCGCCCAACGCCATCTTCATCATCGTTTCGAACCCGCTCGACGCCATGGCGCAGACCGCGTTCAAGAAGCTCGGCCTGCCGCGTGAGCGCGTGCTCGGCATGGCTGGCGTGCTGGACTCCGCCCGCTTCCGCACCTTCATCGCAGAAGAGCTCGAAGTCTCCGTAGAGAACGTTACGGCCTTCGTGCTCGGCGGTCATGGCGACACCATGGTGCCGCTCTCGCGTTACTCAACGGTTGCTGGCATCCCGATCACCGAACTGATCGAGCCCGCTCGCCTGAAGGAGCTCGAGGCCCGCACTGCCAACGGCGGTGCAGAGATCGTCAAGCATCTGAAGACCGGCTCGGCGTACTACGCTCCCTCGGCCTCGGCGGTGGAGATGGTTGAAGCGATCCTGAAGGACAAGAAGAAGATTCTGCCTTGCGCAGCGTATCTGCAGGGTGAGTACGGCATCAGCGGCCTTTACGTTGGTGTGCCGTGCAAGCTCGGCGCCAAGGGCCTCGAGAAGATCATCGAGATCAAGCTGACGGAGGAAGAGCAGGCTGCTCTCAACAAATCGGCTGAAGCGGTGAAGGAACTCTGCACCGTCATCGGCGTTGCCTAA